The proteins below come from a single Sporanaerobacter acetigenes DSM 13106 genomic window:
- a CDS encoding (2Fe-2S) ferredoxin domain-containing protein, with protein sequence MIVLNVCIGSACHLKGSYNVINKFQDIIKDKGLEDEVVVKAAFCLGECTKAVSVKIDDEETIYSVNEKTAEEFFNRHVLGRL encoded by the coding sequence ATGATAGTTTTAAATGTTTGCATTGGCAGTGCCTGCCATCTGAAAGGATCATACAATGTGATCAATAAGTTTCAAGATATTATCAAGGATAAGGGATTAGAAGATGAAGTAGTTGTAAAAGCAGCATTTTGTTTAGGTGAATGTACAAAGGCAGTATCAGTAAAAATTGATGATGAAGAAACTATTTATTCAGTTAATGAAAAAACTGCAGAAGAATTTTTTAACCGCCATGTACTAGGGAGGTTGTAA